The following coding sequences lie in one Lemur catta isolate mLemCat1 chromosome 11, mLemCat1.pri, whole genome shotgun sequence genomic window:
- the MTERF1 gene encoding transcription termination factor 1, mitochondrial isoform X2, producing the protein MAPRNLWHMRSNFLFGSRWMIQFSAEILFKSVSVRLFGVKCGDANKEPLENEDLLNNLLTMGVDIDMAKKRQPGVFNRLVTNEQDLKTFLLSKGASQEVIASIISRYPRAITRTPESLSKRWDLWRRIVTSDLELVNILERSPESFFRSNNNLNLENNIKFLYSVGLTRKCLCRLLTNAPRTFSNSLELNKQMVHLLQEVCLSLGHNDPADFVRKIIFKNPFILIQSTKRVKANIEFLQSTFKLNSGELLVLICGPGAEILDLSNDYAKRNYTNIKEKLISLGCTEEEVQKYVLSYPDVIFLAEKKFNDKIDCLIEEKISISQIIENPRVLDSSISTLKSRIKELVNAGYNLSTSNITLLSWSQKRYKAKLKKLSS; encoded by the coding sequence ATGGCACCAAGAAACCTCTGGCATATGAGAAGTAACTTTCTCTTTGGTTCAAGATGGATGATCCAGTTTTCAGCAGAAATCCTCTTCAAATCAGTTTCAGTTAGGCTTTTTGGTGTAAAGTGTGGTGATGCAAACAAAGAGCCTTTGGAAAATGAGGACCTATTGAACAACTTACTTACTATGGGAGTAGATATTGACATGGCAAAGAAACGACAGCCTGGAGTTTTTAATAGACTGGTTACTAATGAGCAGGACCTGAAGACGTTCCTTCTATCCAAAGGAGCTAGTCAAGAAGTGATTGCTAGCATCATATCAAGATATCCACGAGCCATAACACGTACTCCTGAAAGTCTTTCAAAACGGTGGGATCTTTGGAGAAGGATTGTGACATCAGACCTTGAACTTGTAAATATTTTGGAACGTTCTCCCGAATCCTTTTTTCGGTCCAATAACAACCTAAACTTAGAGAATAATATAAAGTTTCTCTACTCAGTTGGATTGACCCGTAAGTGCCTTTGTCGATTGTTGACCAATGCCCCTCGTACTTTCTCCAATAGTCTTGAGTTGAACAAACAGATGGTTCACCTTTTGCAAGAAGTTTGTTTGTCATTGGGTCACAATGATCCTGCAGATTTTGTcaggaagataatttttaaaaaccctttcattttaattcagaGTACCAAGCGGGTGAAAGCCAACATTGAATTTTTACAGTCAACTTTCAAGTTGAACAGTGGGGAACTGCTTGTTCTGATATGTGGTCCAGGAGCTGAAATCCTAGACCTTTCCAATGATTATGCCaaaagaaactatacaaatatcAAAGAGAAGCTGATTTCTCTTGGATGTACTGAAGAAGAGGTACAGAAATATGTCTTAAGCTATCCAGATGTGATCTTCTTGGCAGAGAAAAAgtttaatgataaaatagactgcctcatagaagaaaaaattagcattTCACAAATAATTGAAAATCCTCGGGTTCTGGATTCAAGTATAAGTACTTTAAAAAGTCGAATCAAAGAATTGGTAAATGCTGGCTATAACTTGAGTACATCAAACATCACTCTTCTGTCTTGGAGTCAAAAAAGATATAAAGCTAAATTGAAAAAGTTAAGCAGTTAG
- the MTERF1 gene encoding transcription termination factor 1, mitochondrial isoform X1, which produces MSSVIPEVLGYLTIMAPRNLWHMRSNFLFGSRWMIQFSAEILFKSVSVRLFGVKCGDANKEPLENEDLLNNLLTMGVDIDMAKKRQPGVFNRLVTNEQDLKTFLLSKGASQEVIASIISRYPRAITRTPESLSKRWDLWRRIVTSDLELVNILERSPESFFRSNNNLNLENNIKFLYSVGLTRKCLCRLLTNAPRTFSNSLELNKQMVHLLQEVCLSLGHNDPADFVRKIIFKNPFILIQSTKRVKANIEFLQSTFKLNSGELLVLICGPGAEILDLSNDYAKRNYTNIKEKLISLGCTEEEVQKYVLSYPDVIFLAEKKFNDKIDCLIEEKISISQIIENPRVLDSSISTLKSRIKELVNAGYNLSTSNITLLSWSQKRYKAKLKKLSS; this is translated from the exons ATGTCCAGCGT CATTCCAGAAGTTTTGGGCTACCTGACCATTATGGCACCAAGAAACCTCTGGCATATGAGAAGTAACTTTCTCTTTGGTTCAAGATGGATGATCCAGTTTTCAGCAGAAATCCTCTTCAAATCAGTTTCAGTTAGGCTTTTTGGTGTAAAGTGTGGTGATGCAAACAAAGAGCCTTTGGAAAATGAGGACCTATTGAACAACTTACTTACTATGGGAGTAGATATTGACATGGCAAAGAAACGACAGCCTGGAGTTTTTAATAGACTGGTTACTAATGAGCAGGACCTGAAGACGTTCCTTCTATCCAAAGGAGCTAGTCAAGAAGTGATTGCTAGCATCATATCAAGATATCCACGAGCCATAACACGTACTCCTGAAAGTCTTTCAAAACGGTGGGATCTTTGGAGAAGGATTGTGACATCAGACCTTGAACTTGTAAATATTTTGGAACGTTCTCCCGAATCCTTTTTTCGGTCCAATAACAACCTAAACTTAGAGAATAATATAAAGTTTCTCTACTCAGTTGGATTGACCCGTAAGTGCCTTTGTCGATTGTTGACCAATGCCCCTCGTACTTTCTCCAATAGTCTTGAGTTGAACAAACAGATGGTTCACCTTTTGCAAGAAGTTTGTTTGTCATTGGGTCACAATGATCCTGCAGATTTTGTcaggaagataatttttaaaaaccctttcattttaattcagaGTACCAAGCGGGTGAAAGCCAACATTGAATTTTTACAGTCAACTTTCAAGTTGAACAGTGGGGAACTGCTTGTTCTGATATGTGGTCCAGGAGCTGAAATCCTAGACCTTTCCAATGATTATGCCaaaagaaactatacaaatatcAAAGAGAAGCTGATTTCTCTTGGATGTACTGAAGAAGAGGTACAGAAATATGTCTTAAGCTATCCAGATGTGATCTTCTTGGCAGAGAAAAAgtttaatgataaaatagactgcctcatagaagaaaaaattagcattTCACAAATAATTGAAAATCCTCGGGTTCTGGATTCAAGTATAAGTACTTTAAAAAGTCGAATCAAAGAATTGGTAAATGCTGGCTATAACTTGAGTACATCAAACATCACTCTTCTGTCTTGGAGTCAAAAAAGATATAAAGCTAAATTGAAAAAGTTAAGCAGTTAG